The following are from one region of the Bacteroidota bacterium genome:
- a CDS encoding polyphosphate kinase 2 family protein: MESKIKIEDFRYAPGKSANLSKIPTEIPDVYKNKDEYEDLMGEYTEKMQSLQDMLYAYDRYSLLLIFQGMDTAGKDGAIKHVMSGINVTGVQVFTFKRPSDMELDHDWMWRTTCCLPERGRIGIFNRSYYEEVLVVKVHPEILRNYQRIPKDLIADENKIWEDRYKDINNFEDFQHRNGCRVVKFFLNISKEEQKRRLLDRIDQPEKNWKMSLQDVEERKDWEKYMDCYQELLDKTSSPNSPWYVIPANDKKNARLIISRIILGELKSLDMHFPEVTDEFRAKLKAVKDVLDQD, encoded by the coding sequence ATGGAATCCAAGATCAAAATAGAAGACTTTCGCTATGCGCCGGGCAAATCGGCCAATCTTTCCAAAATCCCGACCGAAATCCCGGATGTTTACAAAAACAAGGACGAGTACGAGGATTTGATGGGCGAATACACGGAGAAAATGCAGTCGCTCCAAGACATGCTCTATGCCTACGACCGCTATTCGCTGTTGCTGATTTTTCAAGGCATGGACACGGCCGGTAAGGACGGTGCGATCAAACATGTGATGTCAGGCATCAATGTGACGGGTGTACAGGTGTTTACATTTAAGCGACCGAGCGACATGGAACTCGACCACGATTGGATGTGGCGCACGACCTGCTGCCTTCCCGAACGTGGGCGAATCGGCATTTTCAACCGCTCCTATTATGAAGAGGTGTTGGTGGTCAAAGTCCATCCCGAAATTCTGCGCAATTACCAGCGCATCCCTAAAGACCTCATCGCTGACGAAAACAAAATCTGGGAAGACCGCTACAAGGACATCAACAACTTCGAAGATTTCCAGCACCGCAACGGTTGCCGCGTGGTCAAATTCTTCCTCAACATTTCCAAAGAAGAGCAGAAGCGCCGTTTGCTCGATCGCATTGATCAGCCGGAGAAGAACTGGAAGATGAGCCTGCAAGACGTCGAAGAACGCAAAGACTGGGAAAAGTACATGGATTGTTACCAGGAACTGCTCGACAAGACGAGTTCGCCCAATTCTCCGTGGTATGTGATTCCTGCCAACGACAAGAAAAATGCACGCTTGATCATTTCGCGGATCATTCTCGGCGAATTGAAAAGTCTGGACATGCACTTTCCCGAGGTGACCGACGAGTTTCGCGCCAAGTTGAAAGCCGTCAAGGACGTCCTTGATCAGGACTGA
- a CDS encoding DUF1573 domain-containing protein: MVNLKNHCGLFQLRIAALVVLLVANLPVFGQGRIKFEKTRHDFGEVKEENGLVGTVFEFNNEGSKPLKVLSAKASCGCTTPVFSRDSILPGEKGKIKVEYNPMGRPGMFNKEILVETNGSPQYVSLTIHGKVTPRVRGPVDFYPFEEGAIRFKTNHLTYGSIFVDDTVTQSTILYNQGKKAIQFSKSSSKVPSHLKPKMTKTTLAPGDTLTLWVTYIASLKKDWGFAFDNIYLSTNDPDRPMKRLNISAEIHEKFNPADKANAPNLSLTKTLIDLGEVKEGDMPIAVFEFKNTGKSPMHVRKLTASCSCIEVTSNKVLEPGESGEIKLRFNSRGRIGEFEKDAELICNDPNQAVTTLQIKGTVVREGAAEGN, translated from the coding sequence ATGGTGAATTTGAAGAATCATTGCGGCCTTTTCCAATTGAGGATTGCTGCCTTGGTTGTGCTGCTCGTTGCGAATCTCCCTGTTTTCGGGCAAGGCCGCATCAAATTTGAGAAAACGCGACACGATTTCGGGGAAGTCAAGGAAGAGAATGGCTTGGTCGGAACCGTCTTCGAATTCAACAACGAAGGCTCCAAACCGCTCAAAGTGCTCTCCGCCAAGGCTTCCTGCGGATGTACAACCCCCGTTTTCAGCCGTGATTCGATTTTACCTGGTGAAAAGGGCAAGATCAAGGTCGAATACAACCCCATGGGCAGGCCGGGGATGTTCAACAAGGAAATTCTGGTGGAAACCAATGGTTCGCCGCAGTATGTCAGCCTCACGATTCACGGCAAAGTCACGCCGCGCGTGCGCGGGCCGGTGGATTTCTACCCCTTCGAGGAAGGAGCCATTCGCTTCAAAACGAACCACTTGACCTACGGATCCATTTTTGTCGACGACACGGTCACGCAATCGACCATTCTCTACAACCAAGGCAAGAAGGCGATCCAATTCAGCAAATCCAGCAGCAAAGTGCCTAGCCATTTGAAGCCGAAGATGACCAAAACGACGCTCGCGCCCGGCGACACGCTCACCTTGTGGGTGACCTATATCGCGAGCCTCAAAAAGGACTGGGGATTTGCATTCGACAACATCTACCTCTCCACCAACGATCCCGACCGCCCCATGAAACGCCTGAATATCAGTGCAGAAATCCACGAAAAGTTCAATCCGGCAGACAAAGCCAATGCGCCCAATTTGAGCTTGACCAAAACCCTGATCGACCTCGGCGAAGTGAAGGAGGGCGACATGCCCATTGCAGTTTTCGAATTCAAAAACACCGGAAAAAGCCCAATGCATGTGCGCAAGCTCACTGCATCCTGCAGTTGCATCGAAGTGACGAGCAACAAGGTGCTCGAACCGGGCGAATCGGGCGAAATCAAGCTCAGGTTCAATTCCCGCGGCCGTATCGGCGAGTTTGAAAAGGATGCCGAATTGATCTGCAACGATCCCAATCAGGCCGTCACGACCTTGCAAATCAAAGGCACAGTCGTCAGGGAAGGCGCAGCCGAGGGCAATTGA
- the hemF gene encoding oxygen-dependent coproporphyrinogen oxidase has protein sequence MPIVARLKGLQDEICAGLEALDGKAKFQEDLWSRENGGGGRSRVIIDGNVIEKGGVNFSHVHGPLPDRIAEALQLPSGAYFHATGVSIVLHARHPWVPIIHMNVRYFEVEGGRHWFGGGIDVSPIYVVPEQAMKFHQRLKDVCDAHSPAFYPKFKEWCDRYFYQKHRKETRGIGGIFYDHLAADATHSKEDLFAFEIALGQSFVPAYSDFVNANLSRPYGERELNWQAMRRARYVEFNLLWDKGTKFGLDTDGRTESILMSMPPMAKWAYNYQPEPGSEEEATLRALHPTDWLGIESSVPDIISGSR, from the coding sequence ATGCCGATCGTTGCGCGCTTGAAAGGGCTGCAGGATGAGATTTGCGCTGGTTTGGAGGCTTTGGACGGCAAGGCGAAGTTTCAAGAAGACCTTTGGAGCCGTGAAAATGGCGGTGGTGGACGTTCCCGCGTGATTATCGATGGCAATGTCATCGAAAAAGGCGGCGTCAACTTCTCGCATGTGCACGGGCCCCTGCCCGACCGCATCGCGGAGGCCTTGCAACTGCCCTCGGGCGCCTACTTCCACGCCACGGGCGTGAGCATCGTCTTGCATGCCCGCCACCCTTGGGTGCCTATCATACACATGAACGTGCGCTACTTTGAGGTCGAAGGCGGTCGCCATTGGTTTGGCGGTGGCATCGATGTCTCTCCTATTTATGTGGTCCCTGAGCAGGCAATGAAGTTTCATCAGCGGCTCAAGGATGTCTGCGACGCCCACTCCCCTGCCTTTTATCCAAAATTCAAGGAATGGTGTGACCGGTATTTTTACCAGAAACACCGCAAAGAGACACGTGGCATCGGCGGAATATTCTACGATCACCTCGCAGCGGATGCCACCCATTCCAAAGAAGATCTATTTGCCTTCGAAATCGCATTGGGTCAGAGCTTCGTTCCGGCCTACAGCGACTTCGTCAACGCCAATCTCTCCCGTCCCTACGGCGAACGCGAACTCAATTGGCAGGCGATGCGCCGCGCGCGTTACGTGGAATTCAACCTCCTTTGGGACAAAGGCACCAAGTTCGGGTTGGATACCGACGGGCGCACGGAGTCCATTTTGATGTCCATGCCGCCGATGGCGAAATGGGCTTACAACTATCAGCCCGAGCCGGGTTCCGAAGAGGAAGCCACCTTGCGCGCCCTGCATCCCACCGATTGGCTGGGAATCGAATCGTCAGTTCCTGACATCATTTCGGGCAGTCGCTAG
- a CDS encoding homogentisate 1,2-dioxygenase, giving the protein MPHYHTLGQIPPKRHTQFRRPNGELYYEELVSTEGFSSIYSLVYHLAPPTLIERIGEPVDVAPKVAVQRNIQHRSFLGFKTEPTDDFLESRKILYTNKDCHIGVAAPKKSMTTYFYKNAQADEMLFIHEGTGTLKSPFGDLPFGPGDYLVIPRGIVYQMHFDGEGNRIFFVESFSPLETPTRYRNRFGQMEEHSPFCERDIRKPVNLVTIDERGEFEIKIKKQDAMFSFIYRNHPFDYIGWDGYFFPYAFSIHNFEPITGRVHLPPPIHQTFQSKGFVVCSFCPRLYDYHPLAIPAPYAHSNIDSDEILYYVEGEFMSRKHVERGMMSLHPMGIPHGPHPGTAEKSIGKKETLELAVMVDTFAPLFLTEEAMKIEDQKYYRSWVE; this is encoded by the coding sequence ATGCCTCATTATCACACATTAGGCCAAATACCACCCAAACGGCATACACAGTTCCGCCGCCCAAATGGCGAACTCTACTACGAGGAACTCGTGAGTACCGAGGGGTTTTCCAGCATTTATTCGCTGGTGTACCATCTCGCGCCACCGACTTTGATCGAGCGCATTGGTGAGCCGGTCGACGTAGCGCCCAAAGTTGCGGTGCAACGGAATATTCAGCACAGGTCATTCTTGGGGTTCAAAACAGAGCCGACTGATGACTTTCTGGAAAGCCGCAAGATCCTGTATACCAACAAGGATTGTCATATCGGCGTGGCGGCTCCCAAGAAGTCGATGACGACCTATTTCTACAAAAACGCCCAAGCCGACGAGATGCTGTTCATCCACGAAGGCACCGGCACCCTTAAATCACCCTTCGGTGATTTGCCATTTGGCCCCGGTGATTATCTGGTGATTCCCCGCGGCATCGTCTATCAGATGCATTTCGACGGCGAAGGCAACCGCATTTTCTTTGTCGAATCGTTTAGCCCGCTGGAAACACCGACGCGCTACCGTAACCGGTTTGGGCAAATGGAAGAGCATTCGCCGTTTTGCGAACGCGACATCCGCAAGCCCGTCAACTTGGTGACAATTGATGAACGCGGCGAATTCGAGATCAAAATCAAGAAGCAGGACGCGATGTTCTCCTTCATTTACCGCAATCATCCGTTTGATTACATCGGCTGGGACGGCTATTTCTTCCCCTACGCCTTCTCGATTCACAATTTCGAGCCGATTACCGGACGCGTGCATTTGCCGCCGCCGATCCATCAGACCTTCCAAAGCAAGGGATTTGTGGTTTGCAGCTTCTGCCCGAGGTTGTATGATTATCATCCGTTGGCGATTCCGGCGCCGTACGCACACAGCAATATCGACAGCGACGAAATCCTGTATTATGTGGAAGGCGAATTCATGAGCCGGAAACACGTCGAACGGGGTATGATGTCGTTGCATCCGATGGGCATCCCACACGGACCACACCCTGGTACCGCAGAAAAATCAATCGGCAAGAAGGAAACATTGGAGCTTGCCGTCATGGTCGATACCTTTGCACCGTTGTTCCTGACGGAGGAGGCGATGAAAATCGAGGACCAGAAATACTATCGTTCTTGGGTGGAATAG
- the hppD gene encoding 4-hydroxyphenylpyruvate dioxygenase gives MATNTNVFDAPKETKDFLPLNGTDYLELYVGNAKQSAHFYKTAFGFQSVAYAGPETGIRDRASYVLQQGKIRLVLTTSLVPDSEINEHYVKHGDGVKVLALMVDDAKSAFEETTKRGAKAFLAPETLTDEFGSVVRSGIHTYGDTIHMFIERKNYTGPFMPGFKEWKSNYNPVDVGLLYVDHCVGNVDWGQMNTWATFYRDVMGFSQLISFDDKDISTEYSALMSKVMANGNMRVKFPINEPAEGKKKSQIEEYIQYYKGAGVQHIAVATDDIIGTITALRRRGVEFLEVPDNYYGPELLERVGKIDERLDDLKQLRILVDRDEDGYLLQLFTKPVEDRPTMFFEIIQRKGATSFGKGNFKALFEAIEREQDLRGNL, from the coding sequence ATGGCTACGAATACGAATGTTTTTGATGCTCCAAAGGAGACCAAGGATTTCCTTCCATTGAACGGCACGGATTATCTGGAGCTGTATGTGGGCAATGCGAAGCAGAGCGCTCACTTTTATAAAACTGCATTTGGCTTTCAGTCAGTGGCTTATGCCGGACCTGAAACCGGGATTCGCGATCGCGCGAGTTATGTCTTGCAACAGGGCAAAATCAGGCTGGTGCTGACCACTTCCTTGGTGCCCGATAGTGAAATCAACGAACACTATGTCAAGCATGGTGACGGCGTCAAGGTACTCGCACTGATGGTGGACGATGCAAAAAGCGCATTCGAAGAGACCACCAAACGCGGTGCAAAGGCCTTTTTGGCTCCGGAAACGCTGACCGACGAGTTTGGTTCTGTCGTGCGTTCGGGTATCCATACCTACGGGGACACGATACACATGTTCATCGAGCGCAAGAATTATACAGGTCCGTTCATGCCTGGCTTCAAGGAGTGGAAGAGCAATTACAATCCTGTAGACGTCGGTTTGCTTTACGTGGACCACTGCGTCGGAAACGTGGATTGGGGTCAAATGAACACTTGGGCGACCTTTTACCGCGATGTGATGGGCTTTTCACAGCTCATTTCTTTCGACGACAAGGATATCAGCACGGAATACAGCGCCTTGATGAGCAAGGTGATGGCAAATGGCAACATGCGCGTCAAATTCCCGATCAATGAGCCGGCCGAAGGCAAGAAAAAGAGCCAGATCGAGGAATACATCCAATACTACAAAGGCGCTGGTGTCCAGCACATTGCTGTGGCGACGGATGACATCATCGGCACAATTACCGCCTTGAGGCGCCGCGGCGTAGAGTTTCTTGAAGTCCCCGACAATTACTACGGTCCGGAATTGTTGGAGCGTGTCGGCAAAATCGACGAACGCCTGGACGATTTGAAGCAACTTCGGATTCTCGTGGACCGCGACGAAGACGGCTATCTTTTGCAGTTGTTCACCAAGCCTGTGGAAGACCGCCCGACGATGTTTTTCGAGATCATTCAACGCAAAGGAGCCACGAGCTTTGGAAAGGGCAACTTCAAAGCGCTTTTTGAAGCGATCGAGCGTGAGCAAGACCTTCGGGGCAACCTCTAA
- a CDS encoding T9SS type A sorting domain-containing protein produces MKRQLSKAFLAFASFLLLLNPSNGLLKAQILHDNGPIFNNAGGGSGGANASVLYTTTYAMGTIGFGHQATAFNRVADDFVVPNCHWRIDSIVFFSYQTGSTTTSTMTGVNFRIWDSIPDASGSAVVFGDTTTNRMTRSVWSGAYRTTETTITNTTRPIMRNVCALNNVVLSTGTFWLDWSATGSLGSGPWAPPRTPINVAVTGNGRQRIGNTWNNALDGGTGTPAQGFPFIVYGTVLDPVADAGADQSACPGSSVTIGGTPSGSGGQGALTYSWTPSVSLSSGTAANPTASPSATTTYVLSVTDSSGCTVVDTTVVTVGSIASNFLIADTTICANDNITLDAGAGNSFVWSNGATTQTITVGSGTFSVAVDNGSGCLSIDTVVVAAAAEVTILGNGSFCQQAGDTLTADISGASYQWNTGASTQSIIVSSSGFYSVTVVDGNGCTSLDTFSIVAIPAPTAAFSFSVGAAGLTYSFTDQSTGGATSYAWSFGDGGTSTLASPSHTYTASGNYSVTLIASNACGSDTSTQSLTVTDVASALPFANVSLYPNPASSKFEFAVSGLNLGNLQVEMMDVQGKVCKTWTYESVAQGIVERVDASKFAKGVYFLRFSNAEGMEMRKLVIE; encoded by the coding sequence ATGAAAAGACAGCTATCCAAAGCTTTTCTTGCGTTTGCTAGTTTCTTGCTCTTACTGAACCCTTCAAATGGTTTGCTCAAGGCCCAAATCCTGCATGACAACGGTCCCATCTTCAACAATGCCGGCGGCGGATCAGGCGGGGCAAATGCCAGTGTGCTTTATACGACGACCTATGCAATGGGTACCATCGGATTCGGTCATCAGGCTACGGCCTTTAACCGCGTTGCCGATGATTTTGTCGTGCCCAATTGCCATTGGCGGATCGACTCGATTGTCTTTTTTTCCTATCAGACAGGCTCAACGACAACATCTACCATGACCGGTGTCAATTTCCGGATATGGGATAGTATTCCGGATGCATCCGGTTCTGCCGTTGTTTTTGGTGACACAACCACAAACCGCATGACCCGTTCAGTCTGGAGCGGCGCCTACCGCACGACTGAGACTACAATCACCAATACGACACGTCCGATCATGCGGAATGTCTGCGCCTTGAACAACGTCGTGCTCTCCACCGGCACTTTTTGGCTGGATTGGTCTGCGACAGGAAGCTTAGGTTCCGGTCCATGGGCACCTCCCCGCACCCCCATCAACGTCGCTGTGACAGGCAATGGCCGGCAGCGGATCGGTAACACCTGGAACAATGCCTTGGATGGCGGCACAGGTACGCCTGCACAGGGCTTTCCATTCATCGTCTATGGAACTGTTTTGGATCCGGTTGCCGACGCAGGTGCAGACCAATCCGCTTGTCCTGGATCAAGCGTGACCATTGGCGGCACGCCGTCAGGTAGCGGTGGCCAAGGTGCTTTGACTTATTCCTGGACACCTTCCGTCAGCTTGAGCAGCGGAACGGCCGCCAATCCTACCGCCTCGCCATCTGCGACCACGACTTATGTATTGTCGGTCACGGATTCTTCAGGATGTACGGTCGTAGATACTACCGTCGTGACGGTCGGATCTATTGCTTCCAACTTTTTGATTGCAGACACCACAATCTGCGCCAACGACAACATCACCCTCGACGCCGGAGCTGGAAATAGCTTCGTCTGGAGCAACGGTGCGACGACGCAAACCATCACGGTTGGCAGTGGCACATTCAGTGTTGCAGTTGATAATGGTTCAGGTTGCTTGTCCATCGACACCGTCGTTGTAGCCGCAGCAGCCGAGGTTACCATTCTTGGAAACGGCTCATTTTGCCAACAGGCAGGTGATACCTTGACGGCTGACATCAGTGGTGCTTCATACCAATGGAATACCGGTGCTAGTACGCAATCGATTATCGTGTCCTCCTCTGGCTTCTACAGCGTAACAGTGGTGGATGGGAACGGTTGCACCTCACTTGACACCTTTTCCATCGTTGCCATCCCGGCTCCGACCGCTGCCTTCAGCTTTAGTGTTGGTGCAGCTGGACTCACCTATTCCTTTACTGATCAATCTACTGGCGGCGCTACAAGCTATGCTTGGAGTTTTGGCGACGGTGGTACTTCAACGCTTGCGAGCCCTTCGCATACCTACACCGCCTCCGGTAACTATTCGGTCACTTTGATCGCCAGCAATGCTTGCGGCTCCGATACAAGCACGCAGTCTTTGACTGTGACCGATGTGGCTTCTGCATTGCCTTTTGCCAATGTCAGCCTCTACCCTAACCCTGCTTCCTCCAAATTCGAGTTTGCAGTCTCCGGACTCAATCTTGGCAACTTGCAGGTAGAAATGATGGATGTACAAGGCAAAGTTTGCAAGACTTGGACCTATGAATCTGTTGCACAGGGCATCGTGGAGCGCGTCGACGCTTCCAAGTTTGCCAAAGGCGTCTATTTCCTGCGATTCAGCAATGCTGAAGGCATGGAAATGCGCAAGTTGGTGATCGAATAA